Below is a genomic region from Triticum dicoccoides isolate Atlit2015 ecotype Zavitan chromosome 5A, WEW_v2.0, whole genome shotgun sequence.
AGACGTCGTGTTCAACGAAGGGCGAGGGTGGCAATgggacaaggcggtggacgacggcgcgaCGCCGACGTATGACGACTTCATTGTCGAGTGCCCTCACTTCAAGGAAGCCGGGGGAGCAAGCAGCTCCTCTCCGCCGGGCACGTCTACCCCGGCCCCCAAAACTACATCGACTCCGGTGCCCGCTACGCCGACGGCACCACAACTGGCGACGCCGCATACTCCAGCCCCGGCGGTCACCACTCCGGGTTCGTCTTCATCAGCACCAGCTCACGCAGAGCACAACCCGATGAAGTTCGCTTCCCCGCTCACTCACGACGAGGAGCGGGTCGACGCATGGTATAGAGGTGAACAGCTGCGGTATCGCACGATGGATGATCTACTCGGCAACCAGCCGGTGCCGGGACTGATGCCATGTGACCTGGAGGCGCAGCTACAACTCGCGTGTGAGGACGGCGAACCACGGTCCTTTGCAGAGGCCGAGAGAGATGCGGCATGGCGCGCCGCGATGCAGGTGGAGATGGATGCGGTCGAGCAAAACCACACCTGGGAGCTCGCTGACCTCCCTCGTGGTCACCACGCAATCAcccttaagtgggtgttcaagctgaCGAGGGATGGAGCTGGCGCCATCATCAAGCACAAGGCTCACCTGGTGGCCCGAGGCTTCTTGCAGCAGGAAGGAGTCGACTTCGACGACGCCTTCGCTCCAGTGGCACGGATGGAGTCCGTGCGACTTCTCCTTGCGCTAGCTGCCCAGGAGGGCTGGCATGTCCATcacatggatgtcaagtcggcattCCTCAACGGTGACTTGAAGGAGGAAGTCTACGTGCATCAGCCACCGGGTTTTGCGATTCCCGGCCAGGAGGGCAAGGTACTCCGCATgcgcaaggccctctatggcctacgGCAGGCACCTAGGGCGTGGAACGCCAAGCTGGACTCCACGCTAAAGAAGATGGGCTTCGAGCAAAGCCCGCATGAGGCCGCTGTCTACCGACGGGGCAGTGGAGGAAATGCCCTGCTGGTGGGCGTCTATGTTGACGACTTGGTGATCACCGGCACCAAAGATGCAGAGGTGGTGGCATTcaaggaagacatgaaggccacCTTCCAGATGAGTGATCTGGGGCTCCTCTCCTTCTATCTAGGGATTGAGGTGCACCAGGATCACTCCAGGATCGCGCTTCGACAGTCCGCCTACGCCAAGCGCATTGTTGAGCTAGCTGGGCTCACCGGCTGCCATCCagctctcactccgatggaggagagGCTGAAACTGAGCCGCGACAGCACGACGGAGGAAGTGGATGCTACGCAGTACCGACGCCTTGTGGGGAGCCTTCGCTACCTCACCCACACACGGCCGGACCTAGCATTCTCCGTCGGCTATGTCAGTCGGTTCATGGAGCGACCGACGTCGGAACACCAGCAGGCAGTGAAGAGGATCATCCGCTACATAGCAGGGACCCTCGACCACGGCCTCCACTACCCTAGGTGTCCGGGGGCAGCACACTTCGTCGGGTACAGCGACAGCGACCACGCCAGCGACATCGACACCAGCAAGAGCACGAGCGGGATCCTCCTCTTCCTCGGCAAGTGTCTCGTGAGCTGGCAATcagtcaagcagcaggtggtggccTCTAGCTGTGAGGCTGAGTACATAGCGGCCTCCACCGCCTGCACTCAGGCGCTTTGGCTCGCTCGACTGCTTGGTGATCTTCTCGTTCAAGACACCAGAACGGTGCAGCTCCTGGTGGACAGCAAGTCCGCGCTGGCCTTGGCaaagaaccccgtgttccacgaacggagcaagcacatccggctgaggtatcacttcatccgcagTTGTGTGGAAGAAGGGAGCATCGAGGCGAGCTACATCAACACCAAGGATCAGCTCGCAGACCTGCTCACCAAGCCTCTTGGGAGGGTCAAGTTCCTCGAGCTTTGCTCCAGGATCGGGATGATTCAACACTCCCACAAGACGACGTACAAGACTTAGGAGGAGAatgatggataagtctgtgtactagggtcattgtggggctgcagcacatggtccttgtggcagttaggatagagttcttgaccatcaaggactgtcagttaggatagcatcttagactggcatctcAGCAGCATCTCAGCATATgcttggctggctagcagcctataagTATGTAAccccaacccctcaggttggcatggcattgtgtgagaaataaaccaacgaaaattgtcccaactctcctagtgtcatccacaactatcaatgctcaggtTCAAAGGTCTAACAACCTAAACctaggctctaataccatgttaggaaagcaacttatctttattgaaggcccaaggggcatatatatattacacataACTTGAGGTGTAAGGAAACTAAACATAGACTAATAAGGACTCCTAGACCAATACTAATACTCCTTAACAGCaggaaggtcaacttgatgaaaacGGAATAGTTTGACCTCCCAAGAGAAGACAGAGAATAAACAGTTTCTTGTTCAAATGAATGAATGACCAACTCTTTTCACAGTAAAATTTATCACAGCATGAGATTGCAACTAAGCAATTTGATCACACCATGTGCAGAACCTTACCAAAACAAAATCCTGGTCCAAATCCACTTTATTAAAGTTCAAGAgaacaacattatcaagcaagCAAGTTTTTCGTATAACAATATGTTGCAGGAAGCAAAAATTGTAATTTGACATGTAAGTTGGCATTTGCAAGAAAGTGTGTGATGATATACCCCTGAAACACTAATCAGGTCGCTGGAAGAAATAGAAGATCCAAATAAGCGAGCTGCACTCTGCAACCACAAAAAGTAACATGAATGGACATACTTAAACCATAGCATAATGCAAAGTGCTAACTGAGAAAACCATCAGACCTGAAGATAAGTTATAGCACGACGAAGATCTCCTTGAGAGATGGCACTTAATGTGGATAGCGCCTAACATGGAAAATACAGAAGCCACTCAATATGTCAAGATAAGCCAACAATTGATTAAAGGATCTGTGGCAAAACTTGGGCTGGGAATATGTTTGATGTGGGCATATATTTTGAAGTGAAAACAGTAAGGTTACCTGAGCATCCAGAGTGAGCCCTTCTTCATTGCATATATGCAAAATGCGGTTGCTCATCACATCTTCTGAAAGAGGCTTGAACCTAAACTTTGCACATCTTGATGCAAGTGGCTCTATTATCCTGCATTGCACAATGATCATGGGTTCATAAATTCAATAAATAATGTAccacaggaaaaataatatgaacaGATTGATGAATACCTGctgatataattgcatataaaaaagAATCTTGTCACTTTGGAGTAAGTCTCCATAGTACGCCTCAATGCATTCTGCAAATAAATCATGGTATCATCAACTCACACATACTTTATAAAGTACTGCAACAATGATGATATATGAGTGCTACATATGGTAATGTACCTGGGCATCTTCTGTCATCGAATCTGCTTCGTCTAGTATAATAATCTTGTATGGTGGGCAGGGATAACCACTGAAGGCCATAGCAAAACAGAAATAGACAGTGATCAATAATGTAACTATCAAACGAAAATCAGAAAATCTGAAGGTTCCTAATCGTGCTGAGCTTACCCTTTCCGTGCAGAACCAACAGCCACAGCAGCAAAATCCTTGATCTTTGTCCTCACCACATTAATTCcccgttcatcactggcattaagctCCAAAACTCTTGACTTGTAGAGCTCTGGACTGAGTTATCCAAAGAGGACCAGAAAACTAAACTGAGTTTCCAATCATACTGGCAGTAATCTCATATagtttttactaccagagatgctgGAACCAATTAATTATCACAATCAAAGGATAAGACCTTTAGGGAAGCATCTATAAAGCTTAAACTACCGAAGGTTCTCATTTCTTGAATTAGAATTGAATATGCATCATTCAACTCATTAACCCAATGATGAAGCATCTATAAAGCTTAAACTGCCGAAGGTTCTCATTTCTTGAATTAGAATTGAATATGCATCATTCAACTCATTAACCCAATGATGAAGCATTAACATGTTTGCATATTCTAATGAGTATTGCCATACCTATGGCACAAAGATATCCTCACTGTCCAATAATAAAGCAGGCATTCTACTTGTTACATGGCCCAGTGAGTATTAGTGCATCACATAATCAGTAAACCATACCCTCGAAACAATTGTTGTTGTTTTCAAACATACACCCAATTCTTAAGATTGTACTGATTAGACAATCCAGCATCTGCCAAATGAAAAAAACTAACATCGTGACGGTCCATTCTTATCAAAAGCTCCAACTTTCTAGAAAGAAATGTAATCCCATTACTACACACTGTTTGCGCACAACAATGAACAGAGTTAGCACGCCATTCTGATGAATGGATCTCCATAGAACTCTACAGCAAACTATATACAGAAGTAGCTCAACATCTATTGACTCAGAACATTGCACAATGCACCATGCGCATCAAATGCTCCCATTACATTGACTACTGTTACACCATCGCTGACCATTGACAAGCATGACACCTAGGGGTGTAAATGGCAAATAAATGGCGTCCACAAGTCCCGTTTAGTTAGTTTTAGCTAGCCACATAGTTAATTTTCCTCGGAAAAAAGCTTTATTGAACTGTTAGACCATACATGGGCTTAAACGGGACCCGGTTTACATCCCTACCTTCTAAGTTGATGATTACTGCTAATACTGACCCAAGCAGAGACAAATACAGAAAACCAAGAAAAATGGCCAGCAAGGGAGTACCCGTAGAGCTGATAGGCAATGGCGAGCGCAGTGGTGGTCTTCCCCGTGCCAGGCGGACCGTAGAACAGCATGTGCGGCAACTGCAAGGGACCAAACATCAAATAAGACACCTCCCAAGGGGCTCAATGAACAGATTAGAAGACAAAAACATCGTCACGACTCAGATGGAGAGCTAGGGTTAGAGAGAGCGCGCGCGCGAACGTACGTCGGCGGTCTCGAGGGTGTTGGTGAGCAcacggaccacctcctcctggtgcgCGACGTCCTTCACCTGCCTCGGCCGGCTGCGACGTCAGGAACAGGCGCAATTAGAGCAAAACCACGAGGGCTTCTTCGCAAACTGCGCGAGAANNNNNNNNNNNNNNNNNNNNNNNNNNNNNNNNNNNNNNNNNNNNNNNNNNNNNNNNNNNNNNNNNNNNNNNNNNNNNNNNNNNNNNNNNNNNNNNNNNNNNNNNNNNNNNNNNNNNNNNNNNNNNNNNNNNNNNNNNNNNNNNNNNNNNNNNNNNNNNNNNNNNNNNNNNNNNNNNNNNNNNNNNNNNNNNNNNNNNNNNNNNNNNNNNNNNNNNNNNNNNNNNNNNNNNNNNNNNNNNNNNNNNNNNNNNNNNNNNNNNNNNNNNNNNNNNNNNNNNNNNNNNNNNNNNNNNNNNNNNNNNNNNNNNNNNNNNNNNNNNNNNNNNNNNNNNNNNNNNNNNNNNNNNNNNNNNNNNNNNNNNNNNNNNNNNNNNNNNNNNNNNNNNNNNNNNNNNNNNNNNNNNNNNNNNNNNNNNNNNNNNNNNNNNNNNNNNNNNNNNNNNNNNNNNNNNNNNNNNNNNNNNNNNNNNNCTTACTATTTCTCCACCCATGGTTGTGACGACGGCACGAGCGGCGCCATCTATCCTCCTCGGATGCCGCCGCGACGAAGGGAAATGGTGAGGCCTGCGCAGGCGGGGGCGAGCGGCGGGCGGCTGTCTCGGTTTCGCGCGCTGTGTTTTTGGGGGTCGAGGTtttaagagcattactagtagaacctcTGAACCCTTAAATCCTTATAACAGTTTTAAGGGTTGAGAAATGCCACTTTTTAACATTTTTAAGGGTTAAAAAACAGAAGTAAagattagaaccctcaaacccaacccttaaactgctttaagggttggatttgagggttctagtctttgcctcaaccccaacctttaaaACTCTTATTTCATATATAACAcatttcatcatatgacatatcacaaattccatcacatttgacataaaacaataatcattctagttattattacaacaccgaataaaacaataatcattcaaATTGTTACAACAATTTTTGAGCAAATTACATAATTGTTCGAATAAAATAGGACATAGAAAAGTAAAACAAAGATACATCATGGACCAATGCGCCGCCCATCCAACTGCCAGTGGTGCTCTATTAGATCATTTCGGAGCCGACCATGAGTGGTTGCATCCTCAATCTCATGATGTGCTTGAAAAAAAGCGTGTATGCGAGAAGGATTTCTTTCCAGTTGCACACAGGTACCAACATTGTCATAGAAACAAGGGAGGTTTAACCCTCTTTCATCCTCTAGGATCATGTTGTGTAGAATCACACAACATTTCATGATGTTCATCAAGTTTTTTTTGTCCCAAAATCGAGCTGGACCACGAACTATGGCAAACCTTGCTTGCAAAACACCGAAAGCTCTCTCAATATCCTTGCGGGCTGCCTCTTGTGCCTTGGTGAAATGAGCCTCTTTTCTTGTTAAGGGCACCCCATTTTTCTCCTTGATGGACTTCACAAGAGTTGCCCATTCGGGATAGATGCCATCGGTGAGATAGTATCCCATTGAGTACTCATTGTCCATGATTTTGTAGTTGCAAGCTAGAGCATCCCCAGAAATTAATCTTTTAAACAAAGGAGATCTATTGAGGATATTGATATCATTGAGTGTTCCCGGCaacccaaagaatgcatgccaaatccatgtgTCTTGAGATGCTACGGCCTCAAGCACAATGGTAGCATCACGGCTTTTACCGCAATACATATCGTGTCATGCCTTTGGGCAATTTTTCCacctccaatgcatgcagtcaagacTACCTAGCATCCCCGGCCATCCCCTTTTTTCATTCATTTCCATTAATCTCTTTGTATCTTCCTCGTTTGGTGCCCGAAGATACTGCTCGCCGTACCGCCGAATGACCAACTTGGCAAACCTACAGACTGACTCCGTGGTTGTATCTTGCCCAATGCGAAGATACTCGTCGGTATAATCCGCGGGTATGCCATAAGCGAGTACCCGCATTGCCGCCGATatcttttgatatgcactaaacccCATGATACCGGTGGCGGATCTACGACGTTTAAAGTAATAGGAGGCGGCCTCACAATCGTTGACAATCTTCACAAACAAACTACGCCGCATTCGGTACCTTCTGCGGAAGAGACGAGGAGGGTATGTAGGTACCTCTGCGAAGTAGTCTTCCATCAAATGCTCGTGTCCGAGAGCGCGGTTCCGGTAGATGGTGACTCGCCCCATCTTCGCCCCTCTCCTCTGATCCATCATCTTCACGTGGTTTTCAAAGGATTGCACGTCGATGAGGAGGCTCATCATCTCGACGTCGTCGTCTTGCAACAACTCGTCGGTGTCCGAATCGTCGGATGACGACCAACCCGATGAATCGGACAACGAGTCCATGTCGTTGTTGTTCATCTCCATCTACACAATACAACAAACAATAAATTGTGAGTGCCAACAATgaatcaaaaaggaaaaaaataaaacaaaaaggaaGAACAGGAAGCATACCTGCGGGTTGGGGGCGAGAGGCGGGGGCGTCGAGGGGANNNNNNNNNNNNNNNNNNNNNNNNNNNNNNNNNNNNNNNNNNNNNNNNNNNNNNNNNNNNNNNNNNNNNNNNNNNNNNNNNNNNNNNNNNNNNNNNNNNNNNNNNNNNNNNNNNNNNNNNNNNNNNNNNNNNNNNNNNNNNNNNNNNNNNNNNNNNNNNNNNNNNNNNNNNNNNNNNNNNNNNNNNNNNNNNNNNNNNNNNNNNNNNNNNNNNNNNNNNNNNNNNNNNNNNNNNNNNNNNNNNNNNNNNNNNNNNNNNNNNNNNNNNNNNNNNNNNNNNNNNNNNNNNNNNNNNNNNNNNNNNNNNNNNNNNNNNNNNNNNNNNNNNNNNNNNNNNNNNNNNNNNNNNNNNNNNNNNNNNNNNNNNNNNNNNNNNNNNNNNNNNNNNNNNNNNNNNNNNNNNNNNNNNNNNNNNNNNNNNNNNNNNNNNNNNNNNNNNNNNNNNNNNNNNNNNNNNNNNNNNNNNNNNNNNNNNNNNNNNNNNNNNNNNNNNNNNNNNNNNNNNNNNNNNNNNNNNNNNNNNNNNNNNNNNNNNNNNNNNNNNNNNNNNNNNNNNNNNNNNNNNNNNNNNNNNNNNNNNNNNNNNNNNNNCGGGGGAAGGGCGGATCCGGCGGCGGGGAGCGTGGCGCAggggcgggacggcggcggcgtcgagggaaGGCGGGGGGCCGGCCGgattggcggcgggcgacggccgGCGGCTTGGGAGGGAGGAAGTGGGAGGTTGGGGACGGGAAACTTCCCTCTCGCGCGACAGGGGAAGGGAGTGCGGGCTGGGGTCGAGCGCCCCCCTCCAACCCTCACTTCTACGATTCGAAATTGGGTTTGAGGGTTGGACCCTTACTTttttttgagggtttgagggtttaggGGTTCTAGTCTTTGCGTTTTTTTTGTTGCAACCCACAAAAAAGCGGTTATTTatgagggtttgagggtttaggggtactactagtaatgctctaaggGGTGGGTGTGGAGGGGGGTTCTGGCTCGGTGTTTCGGCACGCCTCAATCGAGGGTTTTGCTGGCCAGACTGGGATGCAAGTGCATCTCCACACCCTTATATGGCGTCGAAGCATAAAATAATCGTCAACTTAAGTTTTACGTGGAAAAAAATGACCCAACCAGATATTGTATTGAATCGTGGCCTTTAAAAAAATTACGGGCACGGCAAATTCTTCCCTTCAACTTTTAAAAACACGGGGCGGGAGGCCGACTCGAGAATGACCCCTATCGCTAGCGAGATTTGGCGAGAGGGACATTTCCGTGCGGCAGTTCCCGCTCTCTCTTCCCTCTGCCGCCATTGATCTTCCTTCGCCTGCTTCGAATCACCTTCCCCTACTCTGTAGCGCCGCCATGACGCCTCCCAGTCGTCGCCCGTCACCGTGGAAGTCATGGACGCGCCAACCCCTCAAGCAGGTCTCGTCGTCGGCCGTGTCGCGCCCCTCACCGTTCAGGCCTCCACCGCCCATCCCCGCAAGCGCCAGGGCAACTTCATCATCCAGACCGGCGCTCTGGCagccacctgaaggaaatatgccctagaggcaataataaagttgttattttatatttccttatatcatgataaatgtttattatccatgctagaattgtattaaccgaaaacttgatacatgtgtggatacatagacaaaacacggtGTCCCTAATAAGCCTttattagactagctcgttaatcaaagatggttaagtttcctaaccatagacatgtgttgtcatttgataaacaggatcacatcattagagaatgatgtgatggacaaaacccatccgttagcttagcataatgatcatttagttttattgatattgctttcttcataacttatacatgtttctctgactatgagattatgcaactcccgaataccggagaaacaccatgtgtgctatcaaacgtcacaacgtaactgggtgattataaagatgctctacaggtgtctctgaaggtgtttgttgagttggcatagatcgagattaggatttgtcactccgtgtatcggagaggtatctctgggccctctcggtaatgcacatcactataaaccttgcaagcaatatgactaatgagttagttacgggatgatgcattagggaacgagtaaagatacttgccggtaacgagattgaactaggtatgtggataccgacggtcgaatctcgggcaagtaacataccgatggcaaagggaataatgtatgttgttatgcggtttgatcgataaagatctttgaagaatatgtaggaaccaatatgagcatcatgacagtgcaggactatctcggttacggatatgtggcaggccaggcgtgccatggatattgcggatgcacgtggtgcatggatgatacgacgtctcagcacctaacgtcaaggaaagatggcgggtctgggaaaatcgtgtacatggggcatcgaaaatggctcgaacaggacgacccgtgaagaaaccatggagatctattcaatggtcacgctgagcatcgaggacctccacataagcggagtggtgccgaaatcgatgagttgttgaaaaactggaaggagtgccccgcgccgggaaagacgatgagaaaggcaccggagctgctgctgaaggtatggaagacgaggtctgtgttctgggacttggagtactggcacaaactcgatacacctcattgccttgatcaaatgcatatttgtaagaatgtccttgagccattagagccggaagaacctcgcaagtgctatgggaaccaattaggatgcatcctacgggaatgtgcaagcatcaacgatgatgacttaaggagtaaagaacatttgacgcagttgctcctaacgaagttgcacaagagattaaaGTTCCCCGATcgagatgataacatagaacaatcgtgggatgatccgaagatgaaaaagattaacaatcacgccatgggcatgtttagcaatgatttggcctcctggaaagggagggtgaaacgagctattgaggctgaggaacccctgtccaagattctggaggaaaatccgacacttacggaagaggagttcaaaaagttcaaggacacttgcgctatcgaggcagccaaggctaaggctgcgaaattcaagagccttcagcaaaggaacacggggaagcatcgcctcggaagccatggctacctcggtaaaaggcccatatgggataaggaggacgcggaacgtgaagccgcgggtttcccagaccccttcgcgaagttcaccaaccccttggagtgtgacttcatcagggcccgctacaagcgggacaaggagaaaaaggttttttacacggaccagatcacgaggaaattgattagactactagagaagcatcaccagcttgcagccgaaagccctacttctccgacgaggcccaagtgggacacccctctcaaccgggccttgaacgaacttaagggactccctttgggccagcggccgcaatatggtcgtgtgcacggcgctggagacggcgccacgtggaaggtgttttacaacgagggcccggaggccaagaagcagaaaaagaagtttagtcaggcggacatcgacgcgaaggtgaagcttgcggtcgagaaaaaagcagctgaggacgcggaaaaaacagccgaggagataaatgagttgctacagcaggcagtcaatgcagttgtaactgcgtgcagaaatgatttcgctactaacttggttccagctatcatcaactggacgaaggaaaatccagacaagacggtacatgatttcccgatgcccagtttcgtcgggagcaactccatgaacaacaacaacaccgcaccatcacttgctcatgcaatcgggcctcctctcgcggtcgctcccgctcatagcagcccttcctcagtctctggcgcgctaggtgggccttcgtctttggctgagctcgacgccatcatggtaattacatgtcgcaccagcacacacacacacatataatattccatttttgttgcctttcgaatgttttacgccacagacatatgtgtttgcagggtgaagaaaccccgtgcaccatactctacttgataaaaggccagaaggtcgatgtgggaaagggggtgatattgaaccccttgcaacccacgttccacaaccagccgatccccgctgggcacttcaaggttagcttgtccagtgtgaaatcggggcaacacctcctccagtacaacatgtgggagagga
It encodes:
- the LOC119300767 gene encoding replication factor C subunit 2 — protein: MAPLVPSSQPWVEKYRPRQVKDVAHQEEVVRVLTNTLETADLPHMLFYGPPGTGKTTTALAIAYQLYGPELYKSRVLELNASDERGINVVRTKIKDFAAVAVGSARKGGYPCPPYKIIILDEADSMTEDAQNALRRTMETYSKVTRFFFICNYISRIIEPLASRCAKFRFKPLSEDVMSNRILHICNEEGLTLDAQALSTLSAISQGDLRRAITYLQSAARLFGSSISSSDLISVSGAIPEDIVKSLLVACKSGEFDVANKEVSNIIADGYPVSQLLSQFLDVIVNADDIPDEHKARICRKLGEADKCLVDGADEYLQLLDMASETIRALFNIPQGLVF